From the genome of Thermoleophilia bacterium:
CTTGCTGCATGCCACCTCAGCCGGAGTTCCTTCGCAGATCTTGCGGCCATGATCAAGCACCATGATGCGATCGCTGATGTTCATGATGGCTTGCATCACGTGTTCGATCATAATGACTGTGATGCCCTGGCTGCGCACCTGAAGGACGTCCTCCATAGCTTCTTGTACCTCAGTGGGAGTAAGCCCGGCCATAATCTCGTCCAGCAGCAGAAGTTTGGGCTGGGTGGCTAGCGCCCGAGCCATTTCAAGCCGCTTCTGATTTGCTAGGGTAAGGTCCCCCGCCGGAGCGTCCTTGAGCTCAGTCAGGTCAACAAACTCAATAGCCTCCTCGGCTCGGCGCTGGGCTTCGGCGGCGCTTATCCTCGTCCCAGTGCCAAAGAGAGAGCCAACCATGACATTGCGGAGCACGGACAGGTGGGGAAAGATCTTGACCGTCTGGAAGGTGCGTGCGATGCCCATGCGGCAGATCTGGTAGGCAGGAAGCTTGGTTATGTCTTTGCCGTCGAAAAAGATCCTACCAGAAGTGGGCTTAAGGGCAGCCGAAATCACATTGAAGAGGGTGGTCTTGCCTGCTCCGTTGGGGCCAATCAAGCCTAGGATCTCACCCTCGTCCACGTAAAAGTCGACGTCTTGAACTGCAGCAAGGCCGCCAAAATGCTTTGTCACTCCATGACCCTCAAGCAGGTGCACGTGCTCCTCCTCTCAACTTACGCCAGGCCTGCTGTGCCAGACCTGAGACTCCGTTGGGTAGGAAAGCGATGGCAAGGACCATGATGAGTCCAAAGAGGAGCATGAACAGGTCCGGAAAGCGGGTAAGCAAAATCTCGCTCAAGTAGGCAAAAATCGCTGCCCCGATCACGGGACCTACCAGATTGTACATGCCTCCAAACAAAGCCATCAGGACCGGCAAGAAAGATTGGTTAAGGTCAAATGCAACACCGGGGTCAACGTACGCCCGTCGGGTGGCGATAATGGCTCCGGCCATCGCCATGAAGATGCTGCTGAGCGCGAAAACTAGCACTTTGGTTCGGACCACATTGATTCCGCAGTGCTCGGCGGCCTCTTCATATTCGCCGATACTCTGGAGGGCGAGTCCGTGGCGAGAACGTCTAATAAGCACCGCCACCACAATGGTTATTACGCACAAGGCAAACATCGCCCAGTACACAATTTCGGTGGGCTCAGTGTGGACAAATCTACCCCGGGTCTTGCTCAGGATACGTTCGATCTCCTGCACTACGTAGAGAATCAAGAGCACAAGGCCAAAAGTGAAGATGGTGAAGTACACACCTCGCAAACGGAGGGTAATCACCCCTACGATCAAGGCTAGGAAGAAAGCGGCTACCCCCGCCATGACCAGGATCCCCAAGAAGGGCAACTTCCCGCTGAGAAGTGCCGCCATGTAGAATCCTAGGCCATAGAAAGCCGCGGTGGCCAGCGACATATAGCCTGTAGGGGCGGAGAAAAGCACCCAGGCTACAGTAAGAATCACGAACTTAAGAATGTCTGTGAGCAGGGTAACTATGTAACCCTGTGTGATTACCGGGAGCGTGGCCAGCAAAGCAAACAATATGAACAGTAAGGCTG
Proteins encoded in this window:
- a CDS encoding ABC transporter ATP-binding protein produces the protein MHLLEGHGVTKHFGGLAAVQDVDFYVDEGEILGLIGPNGAGKTTLFNVISAALKPTSGRIFFDGKDITKLPAYQICRMGIARTFQTVKIFPHLSVLRNVMVGSLFGTGTRISAAEAQRRAEEAIEFVDLTELKDAPAGDLTLANQKRLEMARALATQPKLLLLDEIMAGLTPTEVQEAMEDVLQVRSQGITVIMIEHVMQAIMNISDRIMVLDHGRKICEGTPAEVACSKEVIEIYLGEESHA
- a CDS encoding branched-chain amino acid ABC transporter permease; this translates as MNMKTYKTYVGAALLFILFALLATLPVITQGYIVTLLTDILKFVILTVAWVLFSAPTGYMSLATAAFYGLGFYMAALLSGKLPFLGILVMAGVAAFFLALIVGVITLRLRGVYFTIFTFGLVLLILYVVQEIERILSKTRGRFVHTEPTEIVYWAMFALCVITIVVAVLIRRSRHGLALQSIGEYEEAAEHCGINVVRTKVLVFALSSIFMAMAGAIIATRRAYVDPGVAFDLNQSFLPVLMALFGGMYNLVGPVIGAAIFAYLSEILLTRFPDLFMLLFGLIMVLAIAFLPNGVSGLAQQAWRKLRGGARAPA